A DNA window from Lysobacter silvisoli contains the following coding sequences:
- a CDS encoding arylesterase, which produces MAFNKWRYAASRRGLQWAIGIGALALLLAAAPLAAQPARAQPAAVKPAPVAKAARTVLVMGDSLAAGYGLAAAQGWVSLTADRVAKTKPGWRVVNASISGETTAGGAARIAAELARHKPSVVVIELGANDGLRGLPLAQSRANLERMILAAQAAKARVLLIGMRMPPNLGREYTQGFERNFSELAQRHKTALLPFLLQPIALDRQAFQDDNLHPVASAQPKLRDHVWTQLEPLLR; this is translated from the coding sequence ATGGCATTTAATAAATGGAGATATGCGGCATCGCGGCGCGGGCTTCAATGGGCCATCGGTATCGGTGCCCTGGCCCTGCTGCTGGCCGCCGCACCGCTGGCGGCGCAGCCCGCGCGGGCCCAGCCGGCCGCGGTTAAGCCCGCGCCGGTGGCCAAGGCCGCGCGCACGGTGCTGGTGATGGGCGATTCGCTGGCCGCCGGCTACGGCCTGGCCGCCGCGCAGGGCTGGGTCTCGCTGACCGCCGACCGCGTCGCCAAGACCAAGCCGGGCTGGCGCGTGGTCAATGCCAGCATCAGCGGCGAAACCACGGCCGGCGGCGCTGCGCGCATCGCCGCGGAACTGGCGCGGCACAAGCCGTCGGTGGTGGTGATCGAACTGGGCGCCAACGACGGTCTGCGCGGCCTGCCGCTGGCGCAAAGCCGCGCCAACCTGGAGCGCATGATCCTGGCCGCGCAGGCGGCCAAGGCACGGGTGCTGCTGATCGGCATGCGCATGCCGCCCAACCTGGGCCGCGAATACACCCAGGGCTTCGAACGCAACTTCTCCGAACTGGCCCAGCGCCACAAGACCGCGCTGCTGCCGTTCCTGCTGCAGCCGATCGCGCTGGACCGCCAGGCCTTTCAGGACGACAACCTGCACCCGGTGGCCAGCGCCCAGCCCAAGCTGCGCGACCATGTGTGGACGCAGCTGGAGCCGCTGCTGCGCTGA
- a CDS encoding helix-turn-helix transcriptional regulator, producing MSRTERLFDLIEALRRHRLPVPASALAEELGVSLRTIYRDVQTLNQLGAPVDGEAGVGYLLRPGSFLPPMNFAHDEIEALVLGARWVQRQDDAALAQAAGNALAKIAAAAPRDLRDAIAELGLWVSPSRAEPTDPNVPRKVREAMRSERKLRIRYTDGAGGGSERIVWPLALAFYDHARVVCAWCELREDFRHFRLDRIAELTVLEQPLPQRRSGLLKAMVAKLYGPWTTPAQREGEVH from the coding sequence ATGAGCCGCACCGAACGCCTGTTCGACCTGATCGAAGCCCTGCGCCGCCACCGCCTGCCCGTGCCCGCATCGGCACTGGCCGAAGAGCTGGGCGTGTCGTTGCGCACCATCTACCGCGACGTGCAGACCTTGAACCAATTGGGCGCGCCGGTGGACGGCGAAGCCGGCGTGGGCTATCTGCTGCGGCCGGGCAGTTTCCTGCCGCCGATGAACTTCGCCCACGACGAGATCGAAGCGCTGGTGCTGGGCGCGCGTTGGGTGCAGCGCCAGGACGATGCGGCGCTGGCGCAGGCCGCCGGCAATGCTCTGGCCAAGATCGCCGCGGCCGCGCCGCGCGATCTGCGCGACGCCATCGCCGAGCTCGGCCTGTGGGTGTCGCCCAGCCGCGCCGAGCCCACCGACCCGAACGTGCCGCGCAAGGTGCGCGAGGCCATGCGCAGCGAACGCAAGCTGCGCATCCGCTATACCGACGGCGCCGGCGGCGGCAGCGAGCGCATCGTCTGGCCGCTGGCGCTGGCCTTCTACGACCACGCCCGCGTGGTCTGCGCCTGGTGCGAGCTGCGCGAGGATTTCCGCCATTTCCGCCTGGACCGCATCGCCGAATTGACGGTGCTGGAACAACCGCTGCCGCAGCGTCGCAGCGGCCTGCTCAAGGCCATGGTGGCCAAGTTGTACGGGCCCTGGACCACGCCGGCGCAGCGCGAAGGCGAGGTCCACTAG
- a CDS encoding Crp/Fnr family transcriptional regulator: protein MCLGQDRSAHVRARQLLLEQSPLFHGLPDTVLDYVARHATERSLRDGQALFLKNDPSDFLALVLRGRVYKILYGPDGQELIVDTIEAGETVDETALLDSQNRNFTAIAYGPARVLLLARRHFPALTSEPAVLERAHATLCLRLRKAVDSLETMCLHRLESRLARYLLSVMPDDGRGGGFEVALPPTQSILAAMVNASRPKLNAQLQTWHRSGLVSRRRNILRINDIDQFRCKAYLGRDFVRTEVRPRQKAN from the coding sequence ATGTGCTTAGGCCAGGACCGTTCCGCCCACGTCCGCGCGCGGCAGTTGTTGCTTGAGCAGTCGCCCTTGTTCCACGGCTTGCCCGACACGGTGCTCGACTACGTCGCCCGTCATGCCACCGAACGCAGCCTGCGCGACGGCCAGGCGCTGTTCCTCAAGAACGATCCCAGCGATTTCCTGGCCCTGGTGCTGCGCGGCCGGGTCTACAAGATCCTTTACGGCCCCGACGGCCAGGAACTGATCGTCGACACCATCGAGGCCGGCGAGACCGTCGACGAGACCGCGCTGCTGGACAGCCAGAACCGCAACTTCACCGCTATCGCCTACGGGCCGGCGCGGGTGCTGCTGCTGGCGCGGCGCCACTTTCCGGCGCTGACCTCGGAACCGGCGGTGCTGGAACGCGCACACGCGACCTTGTGCCTGCGCCTGCGCAAGGCCGTCGACAGCCTGGAAACCATGTGCCTGCACCGGCTGGAATCGCGTCTGGCGCGCTACCTGCTGTCGGTGATGCCCGACGACGGGCGCGGCGGCGGCTTCGAGGTGGCGCTGCCGCCCACGCAGAGCATCCTGGCGGCGATGGTCAACGCCAGCCGGCCGAAGTTGAATGCGCAACTGCAGACCTGGCACCGCAGCGGCCTGGTCAGCCGGCGCCGCAACATCCTGCGCATCAACGACATCGACCAGTTCCGCTGCAAGGCCTACCTGGGGCGCGATTTCGTGCGCACCGAGGTGCGGCCCAGGCAGAAGGCGAACTGA
- a CDS encoding RebB family R body protein, producing the protein MAFPTAVNDQITDAVTQSNVKVVGEAPAMAMGSIYQNLAHSTSILFENAISQQQQQNTLSQAASNQGVMQIYALDTTAAAGATEKVAQTGVSDNLSSLLTVLKAFTGSKPVAGLNSGSP; encoded by the coding sequence ATGGCATTTCCTACCGCCGTCAACGACCAGATCACCGATGCCGTCACCCAATCCAACGTCAAGGTCGTCGGCGAAGCGCCGGCCATGGCGATGGGTTCGATCTATCAGAACCTGGCCCACTCGACCAGTATCCTGTTCGAGAACGCGATTTCGCAGCAGCAGCAGCAGAACACGCTGTCGCAGGCCGCTTCCAACCAGGGCGTGATGCAGATCTACGCGTTGGACACCACCGCCGCCGCCGGCGCCACCGAGAAGGTCGCGCAGACCGGCGTGTCCGACAACCTGAGCAGCCTGCTCACCGTGCTGAAGGCCTTCACCGGCAGCAAGCCGGTCGCCGGCCTCAACAGCGGTTCGCCGTAA
- a CDS encoding RebB family R body protein codes for MAFPTAVNDQITDAVTQSNVKVIGEAPAMAMGSIYQSLAHSTGILFQNAVAAQQQQNTLAQAAANQGVMQIYSLDTTAAAGATEKVAQTGVSDNLTSLLTVLNAFK; via the coding sequence ATGGCTTTCCCGACCGCCGTCAACGATCAGATCACCGATGCCGTCACCCAGTCCAACGTCAAAGTCATCGGCGAAGCGCCGGCGATGGCGATGGGTTCGATCTACCAGAGCCTGGCGCATTCGACCGGCATCCTGTTCCAGAACGCCGTCGCCGCGCAGCAGCAGCAGAACACGCTGGCTCAGGCCGCCGCCAACCAGGGCGTGATGCAGATCTACAGCCTCGACACCACCGCCGCCGCCGGCGCCACCGAGAAGGTCGCGCAGACCGGCGTGTCGGACAACCTGACCAGCCTGCTGACCGTGCTCAACGCGTTCAAGTGA